In Immundisolibacter sp., the following proteins share a genomic window:
- a CDS encoding LysM peptidoglycan-binding domain-containing protein, with translation MTRLCRSLLAVLAVLPLLARADDLQLRPDHPDVYVVVRGDTLWDISGRFLTKPWYWPQLWGANPQIANPHLIYPGDRLRLVMTADGPRLMRDGQGHGSGGISPQVRATPIDTAVPAIPLEHIQAFLEEAVVLHSNRAADFAYVASAADEHIAVGAGDRVYGRGTAAQPGESLDIFRIGEAYRDPESGEALGYNGLFIGRGNVQRAGDPATLSVAQARREVLAGDVLIPTDDSPMKASYMPHVPTTPLRGHIISVVDGVSQIGQYSVVVLSRGQRDGVELGHVLQVRQVPPPIDDPVTRQRVQPPGDPAGTVMVFRLFERVSYALVMTATRPMHVLDEVTPP, from the coding sequence ATGACCAGACTTTGCCGTTCCCTGTTAGCTGTTCTGGCTGTCTTGCCGCTGCTGGCGCGCGCCGACGATCTTCAGTTGCGGCCCGACCACCCTGACGTTTACGTGGTGGTCCGCGGCGACACGCTGTGGGACATCTCCGGGCGCTTCCTGACCAAACCCTGGTACTGGCCGCAATTGTGGGGGGCAAACCCGCAGATCGCCAATCCCCACCTCATCTATCCCGGCGATCGGCTGCGCCTGGTGATGACGGCGGACGGCCCGCGCCTGATGCGCGACGGTCAGGGCCACGGCTCGGGTGGGATATCGCCGCAGGTGCGTGCGACGCCCATCGATACCGCCGTGCCGGCCATTCCGCTGGAGCACATTCAGGCCTTCCTGGAAGAAGCCGTGGTGCTGCACAGCAACCGGGCGGCTGATTTTGCATACGTTGCCTCGGCCGCGGACGAGCACATCGCGGTGGGCGCGGGCGATCGGGTCTACGGCCGCGGTACCGCCGCACAGCCGGGCGAGTCGCTGGACATCTTTCGCATCGGCGAGGCCTACCGCGATCCGGAAAGCGGCGAAGCACTGGGTTACAACGGGCTGTTCATCGGTCGCGGCAACGTACAGCGTGCCGGCGATCCGGCCACCCTGTCCGTGGCACAGGCGCGCCGCGAGGTGCTCGCAGGCGACGTACTGATACCGACCGACGACAGCCCGATGAAGGCGTCCTACATGCCGCATGTGCCGACCACGCCCCTGCGCGGCCATATCATCAGCGTCGTGGATGGTGTTTCGCAGATCGGCCAGTACAGCGTGGTGGTTCTGAGCCGCGGACAGCGCGATGGGGTGGAACTGGGCCACGTGCTGCAGGTGCGCCAGGTACCGCCGCCGATCGACGACCCGGTGACCCGCCAGCGCGTGCAGCCGCCCGGTGATCCGGCCGGCACGGTGATGGTGTTCCGGCTTTTCGAGCGGGTCAGCTATGCCCTGGTGATGACAGCCACCCGGCCCATGCACGTGCTGGACGAGGTCACGCCCCCCTGA
- the fmt gene encoding methionyl-tRNA formyltransferase, with the protein MNIVFAGTAPFAVPSLQALLAARHTVRAVYTQPDRPAGRGRKLHPSAVKQAALASGLAVRQPASLRTAEAVAELSAFAPDLLVVVAYGLILPPAILGAARLGALNVHGSLLPRWRGAAPVERALLAGDAQTGVCIMQMDVGLDTGPVFLQRATPILPDDTGGSLRERLAQLGAEALIEVVAGLEAGVAVATPQPAEGACYAAKIDKREAQLDWTQPAQVLERTVRAFAPVPLAWTVWRGQRLRVGGAQLGLGSGPPGQVLSAGPSGIEVACGAGSLLLTHVQPEGGRMLPAREFLAGRKLVAGEQLEAPTPG; encoded by the coding sequence TTGAACATCGTCTTTGCCGGCACGGCGCCGTTTGCCGTGCCGAGCCTGCAGGCACTGCTGGCTGCCCGGCACACGGTGCGCGCCGTGTACACGCAGCCGGACCGCCCGGCGGGCCGGGGGCGCAAGCTGCACCCATCGGCGGTCAAACAGGCGGCGCTGGCATCGGGACTCGCGGTGCGTCAGCCGGCCAGCCTGCGCACGGCCGAGGCCGTCGCCGAACTGTCGGCCTTCGCGCCGGATCTGCTGGTGGTGGTGGCCTATGGCCTGATTCTGCCGCCGGCCATCCTGGGCGCGGCGCGCCTGGGCGCGCTCAACGTGCACGGCTCGCTGCTGCCGCGCTGGCGCGGTGCGGCGCCGGTGGAGCGGGCGCTGCTGGCCGGCGATGCCCAGACCGGCGTGTGCATCATGCAGATGGATGTCGGTCTGGACACCGGGCCGGTGTTTCTGCAGCGCGCGACGCCCATTCTGCCGGACGACACCGGCGGCAGCCTGCGCGAGCGCCTGGCCCAGCTCGGCGCGGAGGCTCTGATTGAGGTGGTGGCAGGTCTCGAGGCCGGTGTCGCGGTCGCCACACCCCAGCCGGCCGAGGGCGCCTGTTACGCCGCCAAGATCGACAAGCGCGAGGCGCAGCTGGACTGGACGCAACCGGCGCAAGTGCTGGAACGCACCGTGCGCGCCTTTGCCCCGGTGCCGCTGGCGTGGACCGTGTGGCGAGGCCAGCGGCTGCGTGTCGGCGGGGCACAGCTGGGCCTTGGCAGCGGACCGCCGGGACAGGTGCTCAGCGCCGGGCCGTCGGGCATTGAGGTGGCCTGTGGCGCGGGCAGCCTGTTGCTCACCCATGTGCAGCCGGAAGGCGGACGCATGTTGCCGGCGCGGGAATTCCTGGCCGGGCGAAAGCTGGTGGCCGGTGAGCAATTGGAAGCGCCCACCCCAGGTTGA
- the def gene encoding peptide deformylase: MALLDILTYPDPRLRQRARPVDAVDAQVRQLAEDMAQTMYAAKGIGLAATQVGVAKRVVVMDLSAEHDQLRVLINPRVVARDGSQECEEGCLSVPDVYDTVERALRVTVSYLDLDGEARQMDADGLLAVCVQHEIDHLDGKLFVDYLSRLKQDRLRKKADKRQRDEARP; the protein is encoded by the coding sequence ATGGCGCTGCTGGACATACTTACCTATCCCGATCCGAGATTGCGCCAGCGGGCGCGCCCGGTGGATGCCGTCGATGCGCAGGTCAGGCAGCTGGCCGAGGACATGGCGCAGACCATGTATGCCGCCAAGGGCATCGGCCTTGCTGCCACCCAGGTCGGCGTGGCAAAGCGTGTCGTGGTGATGGATCTGAGCGCCGAGCACGACCAGCTGCGGGTGCTGATCAACCCGCGCGTGGTCGCCCGCGACGGCAGCCAGGAGTGCGAGGAAGGCTGCCTGTCGGTGCCTGACGTGTATGACACCGTCGAGCGCGCCCTGCGGGTGACGGTCAGCTATCTCGACCTCGACGGCGAGGCGCGGCAAATGGACGCCGACGGCCTGCTGGCGGTGTGCGTGCAACACGAGATCGACCACCTGGACGGCAAGCTGTTCGTGGACTACCTGTCGCGCCTGAAGCAGGATCGCTTGCGCAAGAAGGCCGACAAGCGTCAGCGCGACGAAGCACGTCCTTGA